One window from the genome of Anopheles coluzzii chromosome X, AcolN3, whole genome shotgun sequence encodes:
- the LOC120960648 gene encoding uncharacterized protein LOC120960648, producing MYDDLLRLPLEGLRADIIGFADDVAFTFLGRTTEQVSALATANLERIERWLQGVGLELAHQKTGFMIFCTHHVPQLAELQAGGHSIQSTETLKYLEVDLCRKQHHSRHLERVVNTLQSTSGIFYHGVCKNLELSGESV from the coding sequence atgtacgacgacctactccgcttgccgctcgaaggactacgagcggacatcatcgggtttgctgacgacgtggccttcacatttttgggaaggaccacggaacaggtcagcgcattagcaacggctaacctggagaggatcgagcggtggctgcaaggagtcggtttggaacttgcccaccaaaagaccgggttcatgatcttttgtacccatcatgtcccgcagctcgcagagcttcaagcgggcggtcactcgatccaatccacggaaacgctgaagtacctggaagtggacctctgccgcaaacagcaccacagccggcatctggagagGGTGGTCAATACCCTACAATCAACGAGCGGgatattttatcatggtgtgtgtaaaaacctagagttaagcggagaatcggtgtga